The stretch of DNA gattatattataaaatatacattatttttatatacatatatatacacataaatattataaatatggaAAATTTCAATTACAAGGGTACTTGGTTGTTTCAATATGTAGTGTACATTGTTTCCTTTACTCTCACTTTAAAAACGAATGTCTTTAAAGGggaatattttatgtttttgaggTCTGAGATGTGGGAATGGTGAAGAAAGGGAGGGCAAACAGTTTGCAGTTTAGCTCAGTATTGCCGTCTAATCAGCCAATATATTCTTAAATATCCTGCATTACAGTTTTGGATATATAcggtattaaaaataaattaaaaaaacctTAAAGTAACTACAAATGAGTGtgtaaagcaaataaaaaaaaataaaaaaaaacattgttctcACCTTTTCCCCCCCTCACCTGTTTGTATCCCTGATATTAAAAAATCTATTATGTATTAGTTATACATAAGTAATATTTTTTGACTATATTTTATATGCAAATAAATTGTCCATCCCAATTAGCTACAGTTTTTGAGTAGTTTTCCCAACACTGCTTGGCAAAGCTTTCATAGAAACGTGACACTGTGTCCAtgaaaacactgcatttttaagacccaacaaataaaaacaaggaCAAATGGACATTGAATAACAGTATAAAGACTGAGAGCTCACAGCCTACAAATAGTTGCTAATGGATGTCAGCGCCATTCAAGCTAAACAAGAGCTGACCTTGGGTTGTTTGAAACTGCACTCACTTCTccgtctctctctttttcttcccAGTTCATTGCGTTCGCCTCCTTGTTCTTCATCCTGGTTTCCATCACAACCTTCTGCCTGGAGACCCACGAGGCCTTCAACACGATCATCAACAAGACGGACGTGTTTCGCAACGACAGTTTGACGGACCCCAGTCAGCAGTACGAGATCGAGACGGACCCGGCGCTCACCTACGTGGAGGGAGTTTGCGTTCTCTGGTTCACCTTCGAGTTCCTGGTGCGCGTGACATTCAGTCCGGATAAGCTGGAGTTTGTCAAGAGCGTCCTCAACATCATAGACTTCGTGGCCATTTTGCCGTTTTACTTGGAGGTCGGATTGAGCGGACTTTCCTCCAAAGCGGCCAAAGATGTTTTGGGCTTCTTGCGGGTGGTGCGGTTTGTACGCATCTTGCGGATCTTCAAGTTGACGCGGCACTTCGTGGGCCTTCGCGTACTGGGACACACTCTCCGCGCGAGCACAAACGAGTTCCTGCTCCTCATCATCTTCCTGGCGTTGGGCGTGCTCATCTTCGCCACCATGATCTACTACGCCGAGCGGATCGGAGCCAGTCCGAACGACCCTACGGCCAGCCACCACACTATGTTCAAGAACATCCCCATTGGATTTTGGTGGGCTGTGGTCACTATGACCACTTTGGGTTACGGAGACATGTACCCTCAAACGTGGTCTGGCATGCTTGTGGGCGCGCTTTGCGCCCTCGCCGGCGTGCTTACGATAGCTATGCCGGTGCCCGTCATTGTCAATAACTTTGGCATGTACTACTCGCTAGCCATGGCCAAACAGAAGCTCCCCAAGAAGAGAAAGAAACACATCCCTCAGGTTGTGCAGACAGGCTCGCCGTCGTACTGCAAAACGGATCTGAGTACAGC from Chanodichthys erythropterus isolate Z2021 chromosome 8, ASM2448905v1, whole genome shotgun sequence encodes:
- the kcnc2 gene encoding potassium voltage-gated channel subfamily C member 2 isoform X5, with amino-acid sequence MGKFDEHERVILNVGGTRHETYRTTLKTLPGTRLALLASESDLESVLDQLQQVPGFIEYNARSNEYFFDRHPGVFAYVLNYYRTGKLHCPADVCGPLFEEELSFWGIDETDVEPCCWMTYRQHRDAEEALDVFEMNVDNDEDDEYGKRLGIEDVVSADGTVSRWRKWQPVIWNLFEDPYSSRAARFIAFASLFFILVSITTFCLETHEAFNTIINKTDVFRNDSLTDPSQQYEIETDPALTYVEGVCVLWFTFEFLVRVTFSPDKLEFVKSVLNIIDFVAILPFYLEVGLSGLSSKAAKDVLGFLRVVRFVRILRIFKLTRHFVGLRVLGHTLRASTNEFLLLIIFLALGVLIFATMIYYAERIGASPNDPTASHHTMFKNIPIGFWWAVVTMTTLGYGDMYPQTWSGMLVGALCALAGVLTIAMPVPVIVNNFGMYYSLAMAKQKLPKKRKKHIPQVVQTGSPSYCKTDLSTACNSTQGELCLGQSRGLERHRSEERIPMRHSSVRDQDRHTEGTCFLLAASDYTCTADAAIRKTGFEKSRSLNNIAGSLRLSPVTSPCPIRRSRSPIPSIF
- the kcnc2 gene encoding potassium voltage-gated channel subfamily C member 2 isoform X7, yielding MGKFDEHERVILNVGGTRHETYRTTLKTLPGTRLALLASESDLESVLDQLQQVPGFIEYNARSNEYFFDRHPGVFAYVLNYYRTGKLHCPADVCGPLFEEELSFWGIDETDVEPCCWMTYRQHRDAEEALDVFEMNVDNDEDDEYGKRLGIEDVVSADGTVSRWRKWQPVIWNLFEDPYSSRAARFIAFASLFFILVSITTFCLETHEAFNTIINKTDVFRNDSLTDPSQQYEIETDPALTYVEGVCVLWFTFEFLVRVTFSPDKLEFVKSVLNIIDFVAILPFYLEVGLSGLSSKAAKDVLGFLRVVRFVRILRIFKLTRHFVGLRVLGHTLRASTNEFLLLIIFLALGVLIFATMIYYAERIGASPNDPTASHHTMFKNIPIGFWWAVVTMTTLGYGDMYPQTWSGMLVGALCALAGVLTIAMPVPVIVNNFGMYYSLAMAKQKLPKKRKKHIPQVVQTGSPSYCKTDLSTACNSTQGELCLGQSRGLERHRSGFEKSRSLNNIAGSLRLSPVTSPCPIRRSRSPIPSIF
- the kcnc2 gene encoding potassium voltage-gated channel subfamily C member 2 isoform X6, producing MGKFDEHERVILNVGGTRHETYRTTLKTLPGTRLALLASESDLESVLDQLQQVPGFIEYNARSNEYFFDRHPGVFAYVLNYYRTGKLHCPADVCGPLFEEELSFWGIDETDVEPCCWMTYRQHRDAEEALDVFEMNVDNDEDDEYGKRLGIEDVVSADGTVSRWRKWQPVIWNLFEDPYSSRAARFIAFASLFFILVSITTFCLETHEAFNTIINKTDVFRNDSLTDPSQQYEIETDPALTYVEGVCVLWFTFEFLVRVTFSPDKLEFVKSVLNIIDFVAILPFYLEVGLSGLSSKAAKDVLGFLRVVRFVRILRIFKLTRHFVGLRVLGHTLRASTNEFLLLIIFLALGVLIFATMIYYAERIGASPNDPTASHHTMFKNIPIGFWWAVVTMTTLGYGDMYPQTWSGMLVGALCALAGVLTIAMPVPVIVNNFGMYYSLAMAKQKLPKKRKKHIPQVVQTGSPSYCKTDLSTACNSTQGELCLGQSRGLERHRSVLSADCSAGSDITMSPEERIPMRHSSVRDQDRHTEGTCFLLAASDYTCTADAAIRKTEFQ
- the kcnc2 gene encoding potassium voltage-gated channel subfamily C member 2 isoform X4 encodes the protein MGKFDEHERVILNVGGTRHETYRTTLKTLPGTRLALLASESDLESVLDQLQQVPGFIEYNARSNEYFFDRHPGVFAYVLNYYRTGKLHCPADVCGPLFEEELSFWGIDETDVEPCCWMTYRQHRDAEEALDVFEMNVDNDEDDEYGKRLGIEDVVSADGTVSRWRKWQPVIWNLFEDPYSSRAARFIAFASLFFILVSITTFCLETHEAFNTIINKTDVFRNDSLTDPSQQYEIETDPALTYVEGVCVLWFTFEFLVRVTFSPDKLEFVKSVLNIIDFVAILPFYLEVGLSGLSSKAAKDVLGFLRVVRFVRILRIFKLTRHFVGLRVLGHTLRASTNEFLLLIIFLALGVLIFATMIYYAERIGASPNDPTASHHTMFKNIPIGFWWAVVTMTTLGYGDMYPQTWSGMLVGALCALAGVLTIAMPVPVIVNNFGMYYSLAMAKQKLPKKRKKHIPQVVQTGSPSYCKTDLSTACNSTQGELCLGQSRGLERHRSVLSADCSAGSDITMSPEERIPMRHSSVRDQDRHTEGTCFLLAASFEKSRSLNNIAGSLRLSPVTSPCPIRRSRSPIPSIF